Proteins encoded within one genomic window of Eleutherodactylus coqui strain aEleCoq1 chromosome 1, aEleCoq1.hap1, whole genome shotgun sequence:
- the LOC136610928 gene encoding platelet glycoprotein V-like codes for MLIMILLLTIARLIVAGAFCPVKCDCSKKELLSCKDKSITDIAELAIPHNFTFVHISNSQVMEVTDDSFQQMLITLRLSLESNRISTITLGAFHDFPLLKSLKLSNNALRSLPPGVFHTLCDLEQLFLDRNFLSNLDPNLFEKLTNLTELALNRNRLIELSDDLLAHQVNLKILNLSRNKLSRLPKDIFSSLHQLTSLSLYENLLTEITPSLFHNLTELVKFSLYSNLIEVIDKEAFYQVFNLRHLNLHKNCLQTLPDGLFLYVNKLEVLTLYENPLTELPYILFGKMESLRNLWLYNTSLSTIPNFIFSNLTNLETLILTRNRNLNSLPSDAFSGLRRLTQLSLHTNNITSFPEEVFHDLPNLQILSLYNNNFDGLSEDLFKPLINLETVYLNNSKISTLPGNIFKFIPKLQRVYLDGNPWMCDCKLQEFKVWLVQNVEKVYNTTSLVCHSPSTLAGMPVLRAGELVCPNTIVNKVDYYVSTPANSWHGFTSKSTTGEGGKLTVTDHVVSQTDAPMTDPSLAWHYSTNPSLLKNTGTATGDIYFSNASHKCQVRRGFRYLPYCKIILCVVLFNLAMQIFYILVTCLTLLEIHKLYKYFRSISEPVVLIRMLIPLSALSPDPK; via the coding sequence ATGCTGATCATGATTTTACTGCTCACCATTGCAAGGCTTATAGTGGCTGGAGCATTTTGTCCTGTTAAATGTGACTGTTCAAAGAAAGAACTACTTTCTTGTAAGGATAAATCCATTACAGACATTGCCGAATTAGCCATTCCTCACAATTTTACTTTCGTGCATATAAGTAACAGTCAAGTTATGGAAGTGACGGATGACAGTTTTCAGCAAATGCTGATTACTTTACGGCTGTCCTTGGAAAGCAATCGGATCTCTACAATAACACTTGGAGCTTTTCACGATTTTCCCCTATTGAAATCTCTGAAACTTTCGAACAATGCTTTGCGTTCTCTACCTCCTGGAGTGTTCCATACGTTATGCGATCTGGAACAGTTGTTCTTGGATAGAAACTTTTTGTCAAACCTCGATCCTAATCTATTTGAAAAGTTAACAAATCTAACAGAACTTGCCTTGAATAGAAATCGGCTTATAGAGTTGTCGGATGATTTGTTAGCTCATCAAGTCAATCTGAAGATTCTAAATTTATCTAGAAACAAGCTGTCTCGTTTGCCCAAAGATATTTTTAGCTCCCTGCATCAATTAACAAGCCTATCCCTCTATGAAAACCTTTTGACAGAGATAACCCCCTCGTTGTTTCATAATCTCACTGAATTAGTCAAGTTTAGTCTTTATTCCAATCTAATCGAAGTCATTGATAAAGAAGCCTTTTATCAGGTCTTCAATCTAAGACATTTGAACCTGCATAAAAACTGCCTACAAACGCTGCCTGATGGATTATTCCTCTATGTTAATAAGTTAGAAGTACTGACACTTTATGAAAATCCATTAACTGAACTTCCTTATATACTGTTCGGTAAGATGGAGTCTCTTCGGAATCTATGGCTTTATAACACATCCCTATCGACAATCCCAAATTTTATCTTTAGCAATTTAACTAATCTAGAGACCCTTATCCTAACCAGAAACCGAAATCTTAATAGTCTTCCATCAGATGCTTTCAGTGGTTTGCGTAGACTTACGCAACTGTCCTTGCACACAAATAACATTACCTCTTTTCCAGAAGAAGTCTTTCATGATCTGCCAAACCTGCAAATTCTTTCCTTGTACAATAATAATTTTGATGGTCTCTCAGAGGATCTTTTTAAACCCCTTATAAATCTAGAAACTGTTTATTTAAATAACAGTAAAATAAGTACTCTGCCAGGGAACATTTTCAAGTTTATACCGAAACTTCAGAGAGTTTATCTTGATGGTAACCCCTGGATGTGTGACTGCAAACTTCAAGAGTTTAAGGTATGGCTTGTGCAGAATGTGGAGAAGGTATACAACACTACCTCCCTTGTTTGTCACAGTCCTTCAACTCTGGCAGGAATGCCTGTATTAAGAGCTGGTGAACTGGTGTGTCCTAATACTATAGTTAATAAGGTGGATTACTATGTGTCAACTCCTGCTAATTCATGGCATGGTTTTACCAGTAAGTCAACCACTGGTGAGGGGGGAAAGTTAACTGTAACAGATCATGTTGTAAGTCAAACGGATGCCCCGATGACTGATCCTTCCTTAGCCTGGCATTATAGCACAAATCCATCTTTACTCAAAAATACAGGAACGGCTACTGGAGATATTTACTTTAGTAATGCTTCACATAAATGTCAGGTTAGAAGGGGTTTTAGATATCTTCCATATTGCAAAATCATTCTCTGTGTTGTTTTGTTTAACCTAGCCATGCAAATCTTCTATATACTTGTAACATGTCTCACCTTGCTGGAAATTCATAAACTGTATAAATACTTTCGATCTATTAGTGAGCCAGTGGTGTTAATACGAATGTTAATTCCACTGAGCGCTCTCTCCCCAGACCCAAAGTAG
- the LOC136626727 gene encoding platelet glycoprotein V-like, whose translation MIVFLLLTMPSFVASATVCPVRCTCPVKDSVACEDKTVTDIATFNIPNNFTYVRVSGTEATELTESSFQQMPFTVRLFLQSNHFSIIGPGTFQKFPLLKTLRLSKNNVRSLPSGIFSSLIYLEHLHLDENVLSFLEPSIFKNLSRLEILNLSTNRLQTLPRNIFGSLSKLTHLILNGNILIEIPYWMFNNLTELVELHLHSNVIEIIDQEAFYGLPKLKKLSLQKNCLKTLAEGLCLYLYKLESLSLYENPLVELPKVLFGKIDTLRSFMLWGTSLSTISNFIFSNLTNLEVLVLTKNTNLSSLPKDAFSGLTKLVKLYLYSNQFSQLPVGLFQDLGSLQILSLYNNTFNDLPDNLLKPLINLQNVYLNNSKITALPGNMFKGLPKLQRVHLEDNPWICDCKLKEFKTWLEKNTEKVPNYMSLLCTNPPTLKAKPVLALDALICPSTTIREQRSGSYRITTPTSFWDSFSRVDSKAFTVTKTEQIGNTSNWYNTKTSSINLIETTTKRTSSEHEYHSKGTVLHRCHLPVGNMYCLLYFTTSMQILLTIIQCFVLIKIKKLYDHFNICTEPVVLVHMLDIPVGIRH comes from the coding sequence ATGATTGTATTCTTACTGCTTACTATGCCAAGTTTCGTTGCTTCTGCCACAGTCTGCCCTGTTAGATGCACATGTCCAGTGAAAGATTCTGTTGCCTGTGAAGATAAGACCGTTACAGACATTGCCACTTTTAACATTCCTAATAACTTTACATATGTCCGTGTAAGTGGCACAGAAGCTACAGAATTAACAGAGTCCAGTTTCCAACAAATGCCGTTTACGGTACGCTTGTTCTTACAGAGCAATCATTTTTCTATAATAGGACcaggaacttttcaaaagtttcctCTGCTGAAAACACTCAGGCTGTCGAAAAACAATGTGCGCTCTCTGCCGTCTGGAATCTTTAGTTCATTAATTTACCTTGAACATTTACACCTGGATGAAAATGTATTGTCGTTCCTCGAACCATCAATATTTAAGAACTTGAGCAGACTAGAAATCCTAAATTTGtctacaaatagactacagactttGCCAAGAAATATATTTGGATCATTGTCTAAACTAACACACCTGATACTAAATGGTAATATATTGATAGAGATACCATATTGGATGTTTAATAATCTCACGGAACTGGTTGAACTTCATTTACATTCAAATGTAATTGAAATCATTGACCAAGAAGCATTCTATGGTCTTCCGAAATTAAAAAAACTATCCCTGCAGAAGAACTGCCTAAAAACCTTAGCTGAGGGATTATGTCTCTACTTGTATAAGTTGGAATCATTGTCCCTTTATGAAAATCCATTAGTGGAATTGCCCAAAGTGCTGTTTGGTAAAATAGACACTCTCCGTTCCTTTATGCTTTGGGGAACATCCCTTTCAACTATTTCAAATTTTATATTCAGTAATTTAACTAATCTGGAAGTTCTTGTCCTAACCAAGAACACCAATCTTTCTTCTCTTCCAAAAGATGCGTTCAGTGGTCTGACCAAACTTGTGAAACTGTATTTGTATAGTAATCAATTCAGCCAACTTCCTGTTGGACTCTTCCAGGATCTAGGAAGCCTACAAATTCTTTCCTTGTACAATAATACATTTAATGACCTCCCTGATAACTTATTGAaacctcttataaatcttcagaATGTATATCTAAATAACAGCAAAATAACAGCCTTACCAGGGAACATGTTCAAGGGGTTACCAAAACTTCAAAGGGTTCACCTCGAAGACAATCCCTGGATCTGTGATTGTAAGCTTAAAGAGTTTAAGACATGGTTGGAAAAGAATACAGAAAAGGTACCAAATTATATGTCACTTCTTTGTACAAACCCTCCAACGTTGAAGGCAAAACCCGTCTTGGCATTAGATGCTCTAATTTGTCCCTCCACAACAATTAGAGAACAGAGGAGTGGATCATACAGGATAACAACACCTACAAGCTTCTGGGATAGTTTCAGTAGAGTAGACAGCAAGGCCTTTACTGTTACTAAAACAGAACAGATTGGTAATACATCAAACTGGTATAACACTAAAACGTCATCTATAAACCTCATTGAAACAACCACTAAAAGAACTTCATCAGAGCATGAATACCACAGTAAGGGTACAGTGTTACACAGATGTCATCTTCCTGTTGGTAACATGTACTGTTTACTTTATTTCACAACATCTATGCAGATACTTCTTACAATTATACAATGCTTTGTCTTGATAAAAATTAAGAAATTGTATGATCACTTTAACATTTGTACTGAGCCTGTAGTATTAGTCCATATGTTAGACATACCAGTAGGTATAAGACATTAG